One region of Acanthopagrus latus isolate v.2019 chromosome 24, fAcaLat1.1, whole genome shotgun sequence genomic DNA includes:
- the LOC119015535 gene encoding 2-oxoglutarate receptor 1-like, with the protein MASILYHGEYHNCTDVDRLMKRYYLPVSYSVIFVVGLVGNVTSIGIYLTQLRPWKSSSIIMVNLALTDLLYVLSMPFLVYYYSNGDSWMLGDFMCRFVRFGFHFNLYGSILFLTCLAIFRYVVVVKPWLAAQVQRKFWGVMACSAVWIITAAEITPMLTMISLDERDNKTYCLDFASTIAMDDMRWYGWVLTALGFLLPLAVVSMCYMGIVKQLAKGPSTTSPCRMRARRVTVLILVVFVVCFLPYHILRVLRVETRRKHVAPCMVERIVHAAYIISRPLAGLNTFFNLALYTLSGDKFRRAFRNTFYRECWLTKARSLLHVAIVSKEGSETPAA; encoded by the coding sequence ATGGCTAGCATCCTCTACCACGGAGAATATCACAACTGCACCGACGTGGATCGCCTGATGAAACGCTATTACCTGCCCGTGTCCTACAGCGTCATCTTCGTCGTGGGCCTGGTGGGCAACGTGACCTCCATCGGCATTTACCTGACGCAGCTGCGTCCCtggaagagcagcagcatcatcatgGTGAACCTGGCGCTGACCGACCTCCTCTACGTCCTCAGCATGCCCTTCCTGGTCTACTACTACAGCAACGGGGACTCGTGGATGCTCGGCGACTTCATGTGCCGCTTTGTGCGCTTTGGGTTTCATTTCAACCTGTATGGGAGCATCCTCTTCCTGACGTGTCTCGCCATTTTCCGCTACGTGGTCGTGGTCAAGCCGTGGCTGGCAGCACAGGTGCAGCGGAAGTTTTGGGGCGTGATGGCGTGCTCGGCCGTCTGGATCATCACGGCTGCCGAAATCACCCCAATGTTGACGATGATATCCTTGGACGAGCGCGACAACAAGACCTACTGCTTGGACTTTGCGAGCACCATAGCCATGGATGACATGCGGTGGTACGGCTGGGTGCTCACCGCACTCGGATTTCTACTCCCGCTTGCGGTGGTCTCCATGTGCTACATGGGGATAGTGAAGCAGTTAGCTAAGGGGCCCTCCACAACCAGTCCATGTCGGATGCGAGCGCGACGCGTGACCGTGCTGATCCTGGTGGTGTTCGTGGTGTGCTTCCTGCCCTATCACATCTTGCGCGTGTTGCGGGTAGAAACTCGAAGGAAGCACGTGGCGCCGTGCATGGTGGAGCGCATCGTGCACGCGGCCTACATCATCTCCAGGCCTCTGGCTGGACTCAACACATTCTTTAACCTGGCTCTGTACACTCTGTCCGGTGACAAGTTCAGGAGGGCCTTCCGCAACACCTTTTACCGGGAATGCTGGCTGACCAAGGCCAGGTCGCTGCTCCACGTGGCCATCGTCAGCAAGGAAGGAAGCGAGACGCCTGCTGCGTGA
- the LOC119015069 gene encoding heparan-sulfate 6-O-sulfotransferase 3-B-like: MEEKFNRLLFIPIAAVLFLMIGYQYVCPADSNTCYFRSDEKGLFQRYSSGLELLYTEPEADEDLPSKITSKFNFTERDLDRHVDFNIRGDDVMVFLHIQKTGGTTFGRHLVKNIELEQPCDCLAGQRKCTCHRPGRAESWLFSRFSTGWSCGLHADWTELTSCVPVVMNKRDKKSTPRSRRNFYYITMLRDPVSRYLSEWKHVQRGATWKTALHMCDGRPPTQDELPACYSGEDWTGVPLADFMSCPSNLANNRQVRMLADLSLVGCYNMSSVSELERGRVLLASAKANLRNMAFYGLTEFQRKTQYLFERTFGLRFIRAFTQINSTRAASVGISEKVRWHIEGLNALDVELYEYAKELFLRRYQYNRQKQHQEERLRRWQERQQRQRMHRTYLAQLWRLGGRGGGEEEEEQEEVKVLGEVATTEDYSSQVVRW, from the exons ATGGAGGAGAAGTTCAACCGactcctcttcatccccatTGCGGCGGTGCTCTTCTTGATGATCGGCTACCAGTACGTGTGCCCGGCGGACAGCAACACCTGCTACTTCAGAAGTGACGAGAAGGGGCTTTTCCAGCGCTACTCATCGGGGCTCGAGTTGCTGTACACGGAGCCGGAGGCGGACGAGGACCTTCCCTCCAAAATCACCTCCAAATTCAACTTCACGGAGCGGGACCTGGACAGGCACGTCGACTTCAACATCCGCGGGGACGACGTGATGGTGTTCCTGCACATCCAGAAGACGGGCGGGACGACGTTCGGGCGGCACCTGGTCAAGAACATCGAGCTGGAGCAGCCGTGCGACTGCCTGGCCGGCCAGAGGAAGTGCACCTGTCACCGGCCCGGGAGAGCCGAGTCGTGGCTCTTCTCGCGGTTCTCCACGGGATGGAGTTGCGGCTTGCACGCGGACTGGACCGAGCTCACGAGCTGCGTGCCGGTGGTGATGAACAAGAGGGACAAGAAGAGCACCccgaggagcaggag GAATTTCTACTACATCACTATGCTCCGCGACCCCGTGTCACGCTACCTCAGCGAGTGGAAGCACGTGCAGCGCGGGGCCACCTGGAAAACGGCCCTCCACATGTGCGACGGCCGCCCGCCCACCCAGGACGAGCTCCCCGCCTGCTACAGCGGCGAAGACTGGACGGGCGTGCCCCTGGCAGACTTCATGAGCTGCCCGTCCAACCTCGCCAACAACCGGCAGGTTCGCATGCTGGCCGACCTCAGCCTGGTGGGCTGCTACAACATGTCCTCCGTCAGCGAGCTGGAGCGAGGCCGCGTGCTGCTCGCCAGCGCCAAGGCCAACCTGCGCAACATGGCCTTCTACGGCCTGACGGAGTTCCAGCGCAAGACGCAGTACCTGTTCGAGCGGACGTTCGGCCTGCGCTTCATCCGGGCCTTCACGCAGATCAACAGCACGCGCGCCGCCAGCGTCGGGATCAGCGAGAAGGTGCGCTGGCACATCGAGGGGCTGAACGCCCTCGACGTGGAGCTGTACGAGTACGCCAAGGAGCTGTTCCTGCGCCGCTACCAGTACAACCGCCAGAAGCAGCACCAGGAGGAGCGCCTGAGGAGGTGGcaggagaggcagcagaggcagcggATGCACAGGACCTATCTGGCTCAGCTGTGGAGActaggaggaagaggaggaggagaggaggaggaggaacaggaggaagtgaaggtGTTAGGGGAGGTAGCCACGACAGAGGACTACAGCAGCCAGGTGGTGCGGTGGTGA